Proteins found in one Coleofasciculaceae cyanobacterium genomic segment:
- a CDS encoding DUF3747 domain-containing protein has product MKLSLPVKVATVATLGVSAIAPWQSAKAIEFDEFAVDQSQFVAVAVPYSYRRYKLAIIEQVPGQQACWQESGSYPTTVDLLLLNFDHTNSCRKAVDTNGYSLRYNAKDDKVEYMLNLVENNGQLQLIADHQDPARQDLVIGTTNGVVEAPMKIELDPNWQFTKRLYQGSAIQHIYMSNNPSPQVLENVVTLPTTNDPANINPSGPAVPQQQPAPPQPVVTQPAPAQTPATTVEGLITNILTPLSKAVYETYNSLFTPTSSTPQPTVPQQ; this is encoded by the coding sequence ATGAAATTATCTCTGCCTGTCAAAGTTGCTACTGTAGCAACTTTAGGAGTTAGCGCGATCGCGCCTTGGCAATCAGCTAAGGCGATCGAATTTGATGAATTTGCTGTAGATCAAAGCCAATTTGTAGCGGTTGCAGTTCCTTACAGCTACAGAAGATATAAGCTGGCAATTATCGAGCAAGTTCCTGGACAACAAGCCTGTTGGCAAGAATCAGGTAGTTATCCGACTACGGTGGATTTATTGCTGCTCAATTTCGATCATACTAATAGCTGTCGTAAAGCAGTTGATACCAACGGTTATTCCCTAAGATACAACGCAAAAGACGACAAGGTAGAATATATGCTTAACTTAGTTGAAAATAATGGACAGCTTCAGTTGATTGCCGATCATCAAGATCCCGCTCGACAAGATTTAGTTATCGGTACTACAAATGGTGTCGTAGAAGCACCAATGAAAATTGAACTAGATCCAAATTGGCAGTTTACCAAGCGTCTTTATCAAGGAAGTGCTATACAGCACATATACATGAGCAATAACCCTAGTCCCCAGGTACTAGAGAATGTCGTGACTCTTCCAACAACTAACGATCCTGCCAACATTAATCCTTCTGGGCCTGCTGTACCTCAGCAACAGCCAGCACCACCGCAACCAGTTGTCACCCAGCCTGCCCCAGCTCAAACTCCTGCAACTACGGTAGAAGGATTAATTACTAACATCTTGACTCCTTTGAGTAAAGCCGTTTACGAAACCTATAATAGCCTATTTACTCCTACATCAAGTACTCCTCAACCTACTGTTCCTCAACAATAA
- a CDS encoding inositol monophosphatase family protein: MTQPAAEQLQTFLDVATESVLAAGAVLKERWGKLNNIQEKGRPGDLVTEADKLAEAEVLKVLKRHLPEHQILAEESGALGNADSKYLWAIDPLDGTTNYAHGLPLAATSVGLMIDGVPAVGAVYNPFSDELFRAATGLGATCNRRPIQVSQTKDLNKSLLITGFAYDRQETTDNNYAEFCHLTHLTQGVRRLGCASMDLAGVACGRLDGYWERGIQPWDMAAGIVILREAGGKVTAYDGSSLDIPSGRILATNSFIHDALSKALAETPALAEWKS; encoded by the coding sequence ATGACTCAACCTGCTGCCGAACAATTACAAACCTTTCTCGATGTCGCTACCGAATCAGTCTTGGCTGCGGGGGCAGTATTAAAAGAACGTTGGGGTAAATTAAATAATATTCAGGAAAAAGGTCGTCCAGGAGACTTAGTAACCGAAGCTGACAAGCTAGCAGAAGCAGAGGTACTAAAAGTACTCAAGCGTCATTTGCCAGAGCATCAGATTCTGGCGGAAGAGTCGGGGGCATTAGGTAATGCTGATAGTAAATATCTTTGGGCGATCGACCCTTTGGATGGTACAACTAACTACGCTCACGGCTTACCTTTAGCAGCAACCTCAGTTGGCTTGATGATTGATGGAGTTCCTGCGGTGGGTGCTGTATATAATCCTTTTAGTGATGAGCTATTTCGCGCCGCAACAGGATTGGGGGCAACCTGTAATCGCCGTCCAATTCAAGTTTCTCAAACTAAAGACTTAAATAAAAGCTTGTTAATTACTGGTTTTGCCTACGATCGCCAAGAAACTACAGACAATAATTATGCAGAGTTTTGTCATTTGACTCATTTAACCCAAGGAGTTCGTCGTCTTGGTTGTGCTTCGATGGATCTGGCGGGAGTCGCCTGTGGTAGATTAGACGGCTACTGGGAAAGAGGAATTCAGCCGTGGGATATGGCGGCAGGAATTGTCATTTTGCGAGAAGCTGGAGGCAAGGTAACCGCTTATGATGGCAGTTCTTTGGATATTCCTTCGGGACGGATCTTGGCAACAAATAGCTTCATTCATGATGCTCTAAGCAAAGCTTTAGCCGAAACTCCAGCCTTAGCCGAATGGAAATCGTAA
- a CDS encoding thermonuclease family protein yields the protein MLKIKTVFICCCLVLLLSCSSQPNPANLLSGKVTRVVSGQTLEVLFTGTSEVAQVRITGIDAPDLRQSPWGEAAKKKLVELVMGLPIEIEQEDAQRDRFNRLTAHIWQNKTLISQQLVQSGCVLANDRYDHSYSKLLMESQEYARLMGYGIWNPKLAMRYTPSQFRSMNKQ from the coding sequence ATGCTCAAGATTAAAACAGTTTTTATTTGTTGCTGTTTGGTATTGTTGTTGAGCTGTAGTTCTCAACCTAATCCAGCAAATTTGCTTTCGGGGAAAGTAACGCGGGTAGTTAGCGGTCAAACTCTTGAAGTTTTATTCACAGGAACATCTGAGGTTGCTCAAGTCAGAATTACAGGAATTGATGCACCCGATCTGCGTCAGTCTCCTTGGGGAGAAGCTGCCAAAAAAAAATTGGTTGAGTTAGTGATGGGGTTGCCGATTGAGATCGAGCAGGAAGATGCGCAGCGCGATCGCTTTAACCGTCTTACGGCTCACATTTGGCAAAACAAAACCTTAATTAGTCAGCAATTAGTTCAATCAGGATGTGTACTGGCAAACGATAGATATGACCATTCCTATAGTAAGCTGCTTATGGAGTCTCAAGAATATGCTCGCCTGATGGGTTACGGAATCTGGAATCCAAAGCTGGCAATGCGCTACACTCCTAGTCAATTTCGTTCAATGAATAAACAATGA
- a CDS encoding 2Fe-2S iron-sulfur cluster-binding protein, translated as MTKTHIVKVRDRATGKEHIVEVREDQYILQTAEQQGAKLPFLCRNGACTSCAAKIISGKLAQPEAMGLSPKLKDRGYALLCVSYPRSDLEVETQDEDEVYQMQFGRYFARGKVRFGLPLDED; from the coding sequence ATGACTAAAACCCATATTGTTAAGGTGCGCGATCGCGCTACAGGTAAAGAACATATTGTCGAAGTTAGAGAAGACCAATACATTCTGCAAACTGCCGAACAACAAGGTGCTAAGTTACCTTTTTTGTGTCGAAATGGTGCTTGTACTAGCTGTGCTGCCAAGATCATTTCAGGAAAACTAGCTCAACCAGAGGCCATGGGGCTATCTCCCAAGCTCAAAGATCGGGGTTACGCTTTACTTTGTGTTAGCTATCCCCGTTCGGATCTAGAAGTAGAAACTCAAGACGAAGACGAAGTATATCAAATGCAGTTTGGTCGCTATTTTGCTAGAGGTAAAGTTAGGTTTGGCTTACCTTTGGATGAAGATTGA
- a CDS encoding carbonic anhydrase codes for MKKLIRGLDKFRQTYVSSHQELLEQLSQGQKPRVLFIACSDSRVDPNLITDTEIGELFVIRNAGNIIPPYGAANGGEGGTIEYAIQALGIEQVVVCGHSNCGAMKGLLKLNQLQKDMPLVYDWLKHAESTRRLVIENYPHYKGKDLMEILVAENVLIQIENLKTYPIVRARLHQGRLKIYAWIYNIETGNVLAYDARTHTYIPPEGQILQEESTVRSFSTADNRESLIPIKKELEALLKLSPESSSDAEEATRSLVTLFDQARRNGMNNIELQNYHSLFSESVQLWAEKIYSRA; via the coding sequence GTGAAAAAGTTAATCCGCGGTCTTGATAAATTTAGGCAAACTTATGTCAGTAGTCATCAGGAGCTATTAGAACAGCTTTCTCAGGGGCAAAAGCCCAGAGTTTTGTTTATTGCCTGTTCTGATTCTAGAGTCGATCCTAACTTAATTACCGATACTGAGATCGGGGAACTATTTGTCATTCGCAACGCTGGCAATATTATTCCTCCCTATGGTGCAGCAAATGGCGGAGAAGGGGGAACAATTGAATATGCAATTCAGGCTCTAGGTATCGAGCAAGTGGTTGTTTGTGGACACTCTAATTGTGGTGCCATGAAAGGATTGCTCAAGCTTAATCAGCTACAAAAAGATATGCCTTTAGTTTACGACTGGCTTAAGCACGCAGAGTCAACTCGTCGCCTAGTGATAGAAAACTATCCTCACTATAAGGGCAAAGATTTGATGGAAATCTTGGTAGCGGAAAACGTACTAATTCAAATCGAAAATCTTAAAACTTATCCGATAGTTAGGGCTAGACTCCATCAGGGAAGACTCAAGATTTATGCCTGGATTTACAATATCGAGACAGGTAATGTTTTAGCTTATGATGCTCGCACTCATACCTATATTCCCCCTGAAGGTCAAATATTACAAGAAGAATCAACAGTTCGTTCTTTCTCCACTGCTGATAATCGCGAGTCTTTAATTCCGATTAAGAAAGAATTAGAAGCTTTACTAAAATTATCCCCTGAAAGTTCTAGTGACGCTGAAGAAGCAACGCGATCGCTCGTAACTTTATTTGATCAAGCGCGACGCAATGGAATGAACAATATTGAACTACAAAATTATCATTCTTTGTTTTCAGAATCGGTACAGCTTTGGGCAGAAAAAATATATTCCCGCGCCTAA
- the hisA gene encoding 1-(5-phosphoribosyl)-5-[(5-phosphoribosylamino)methylideneamino]imidazole-4-carboxamide isomerase: protein MEVIPAIDLLDGKCVRLYQGDYNQASIFNNNPVEVARQWADEGATRLHIVDLDGAKAGKSVNLAVIEAIAKAIVIPIQVGGGLRDRAGVSRLLDTGVQRAILGTVAVEKPELVTQLCQEFPEQIVVGIDARQGKVATKGWLETSEVAATDLAHRMAQQGVAAIIYTDIHRDGTLTGPNMEALRELAESIDIPVIASGGVSSVTDLLSLLSLESLGVIGAIVGRAIYTGDVSLKEAVRAVGDGRWQDVPPDTGTFIA, encoded by the coding sequence ATGGAAGTTATCCCGGCAATAGATTTACTAGACGGCAAATGCGTTCGTCTTTACCAAGGTGATTATAACCAAGCTTCAATATTTAATAATAATCCCGTAGAAGTCGCTCGTCAGTGGGCAGATGAAGGTGCAACCAGACTGCACATAGTAGATTTGGATGGAGCTAAAGCGGGAAAATCGGTTAATTTAGCTGTAATTGAAGCGATCGCCAAAGCCATTGTCATTCCCATACAGGTGGGAGGGGGATTACGCGATCGCGCAGGGGTGTCCAGATTACTCGACACAGGTGTACAGCGAGCTATCCTGGGTACGGTGGCGGTAGAAAAACCAGAGTTAGTGACACAATTGTGTCAGGAGTTTCCCGAACAAATTGTCGTGGGTATTGATGCCCGCCAAGGCAAAGTAGCTACTAAAGGATGGTTAGAAACTTCAGAGGTTGCAGCAACGGATTTAGCGCACCGCATGGCACAGCAAGGGGTAGCAGCAATTATATACACCGATATTCATCGTGATGGTACATTGACTGGCCCTAACATGGAGGCTTTAAGAGAACTAGCTGAATCAATTGATATTCCCGTGATTGCCTCAGGTGGTGTTAGCTCTGTGACTGACTTGTTAAGTCTGTTGAGTTTAGAATCATTAGGGGTTATCGGTGCGATCGTCGGGCGGGCGATATATACTGGCGATGTTAGTCTTAAAGAAGCAGTAAGGGCAGTTGGTGATGGGCGTTGGCAGGATGTTCCCCCCGATACTGGTACTTTTATCGCCTAG
- a CDS encoding tRNA (guanine-N1)-methyltransferase translates to MSGQGDWHQEGKARFQVGNAFYNPQNKFVRDLGVLAAIVERQDRGSLRVLDALAGCGVRSLRYWQESNASYLWINEGNPQLNQILQQNLLRAIASNNYQITHQDAHRVFFHCYQQRDYFDLVDVDCFGSAVPYLNSMLWATKIGGLMYLTSTDGRIITGHPPEKTVQTYGAIARSHPAIQEQALRLLIGTTQQQAATKGLGIKPIFSVFTGQTYRVMLRLVSKPQLTASNYGFLSYCHSCGNYQTFTWRKLNQIGCTCDAPAVTVSGAMWLGQLHDPQQIERLIVLAEKLNWQKIVKLLKLMQGEINFPPYFYTLSEIGSRGKLDLPKRSHLITALQNQGYQAAATHIDPQGIKTNAKMETCIKLSSG, encoded by the coding sequence TTGAGCGGTCAAGGCGATTGGCATCAGGAAGGAAAAGCTAGATTTCAGGTAGGTAATGCTTTTTATAATCCCCAAAATAAATTTGTCCGCGATTTAGGAGTATTAGCTGCCATAGTTGAGCGACAAGATCGGGGTAGTCTAAGAGTATTGGATGCTTTGGCAGGCTGTGGTGTTCGCAGCTTGCGCTATTGGCAGGAAAGCAATGCCAGTTACCTTTGGATCAATGAAGGAAATCCGCAGCTTAATCAGATCTTACAGCAAAACTTGCTAAGAGCGATCGCCTCTAACAATTATCAAATTACCCATCAAGATGCTCATCGAGTTTTCTTTCATTGTTATCAACAACGAGACTATTTTGATTTGGTAGATGTCGACTGTTTTGGTAGTGCAGTTCCCTATCTAAATAGTATGCTGTGGGCAACCAAAATTGGTGGATTAATGTATCTCACTAGCACTGATGGACGGATTATAACAGGTCACCCTCCAGAAAAAACCGTTCAGACCTATGGAGCGATCGCTCGTTCCCATCCGGCAATTCAAGAGCAAGCTTTAAGATTACTCATTGGCACCACTCAACAACAAGCTGCTACTAAAGGATTGGGTATTAAACCAATATTTTCGGTGTTTACCGGGCAAACTTACCGTGTAATGCTGCGTTTGGTATCTAAACCGCAATTAACTGCCAGCAACTATGGCTTTCTAAGTTATTGTCATAGTTGCGGTAACTATCAAACTTTTACCTGGCGCAAATTAAACCAGATCGGCTGCACCTGTGATGCTCCTGCCGTAACCGTCAGTGGAGCGATGTGGCTCGGTCAATTACACGATCCACAGCAAATAGAACGTTTGATCGTCTTGGCTGAGAAATTAAATTGGCAAAAAATAGTCAAGCTACTTAAATTAATGCAGGGAGAAATAAATTTTCCACCATACTTTTACACTTTGAGCGAAATTGGTAGCCGAGGCAAGCTGGATCTACCCAAGCGATCGCACTTAATTACCGCCTTACAAAATCAGGGTTATCAAGCAGCAGCCACCCACATAGATCCCCAAGGAATTAAAACTAATGCCAAGATGGAAACCTGTATTAAGCTCAGTTCGGGTTAA
- a CDS encoding NUDIX domain-containing protein: MQKVKSCGVICFTRTKQPSFLLMKRSYRYDLPKGHIEPGETELQCALRELFEETGISKRQVCLELDFRFRTIYYPRYRRFGGQKVEKSLVIFFGWVSEELEIVMTEHNASEWVKWNPPHYFHNRIIDELLETVQKQSVIKKYNN, encoded by the coding sequence ATGCAAAAAGTAAAATCCTGTGGCGTAATTTGCTTCACTCGAACCAAGCAACCATCATTCTTATTAATGAAGCGATCGTATCGTTATGACTTGCCCAAAGGTCATATCGAACCAGGAGAGACAGAGTTACAGTGTGCTTTAAGAGAATTATTTGAAGAAACTGGAATTTCTAAAAGGCAAGTTTGCTTGGAATTAGATTTTAGGTTTAGAACGATTTATTATCCTCGCTACAGGCGTTTTGGCGGTCAAAAAGTAGAGAAATCTTTAGTTATTTTTTTTGGTTGGGTAAGTGAAGAATTAGAAATTGTCATGACTGAGCATAACGCTTCAGAATGGGTTAAATGGAATCCTCCCCACTATTTTCATAACCGAATAATTGACGAGTTGTTAGAAACAGTTCAAAAGCAATCGGTAATTAAAAAATATAATAATTAA
- a CDS encoding DUF952 domain-containing protein, which produces MSSGVVYHITSAAEWNDAQATGEYEPLGFARDRFIHCSYGHQLLTVAHRFYRGQSGLVILVIESSKINSSLIEENLEGGTELYPHLYGVLPINAVRKTIAFPNNADGSFSLPEELNI; this is translated from the coding sequence TTGAGCAGCGGTGTAGTATATCATATAACTTCTGCTGCTGAGTGGAATGATGCTCAAGCCACTGGAGAATACGAACCATTAGGTTTTGCTCGCGATCGCTTTATTCACTGTTCCTATGGTCATCAACTCTTGACAGTAGCCCATAGATTTTATAGGGGGCAAAGTGGTCTTGTTATATTGGTCATTGAATCCTCTAAAATAAATAGCAGTCTAATTGAAGAAAACTTAGAAGGGGGTACAGAACTATATCCTCATCTTTATGGTGTACTGCCAATTAATGCAGTGAGAAAGACGATCGCCTTTCCCAATAATGCTGATGGTAGCTTTAGTTTACCTGAGGAACTAAACATTTAA
- a CDS encoding secondary thiamine-phosphate synthase enzyme YjbQ: protein MKHHQTALKIKTTGKSLHKITSQVEQAVAKSNVETGLCTVFVRHTSASLLIQENADPDVLTDLENFFAQLVPEDSTRYIHSAEGMDDMPAHIRSALTHTSENIPISGGRLVLGTWQGIYLWEHRQRSNYREIIVHISGESN, encoded by the coding sequence ATGAAACATCATCAAACAGCTTTAAAAATTAAAACTACAGGTAAATCGCTGCACAAGATTACCAGCCAAGTTGAACAGGCTGTAGCTAAGTCCAATGTTGAGACTGGACTATGTACTGTATTTGTGCGCCACACTTCTGCATCTTTATTGATTCAAGAAAATGCCGATCCTGATGTATTAACCGATTTAGAAAACTTTTTTGCGCAATTAGTCCCTGAAGATTCTACTCGCTATATTCATAGTGCGGAAGGGATGGATGATATGCCAGCTCATATTAGATCTGCTTTAACCCATACTTCAGAAAATATTCCCATTTCTGGAGGAAGATTGGTTTTAGGTACATGGCAGGGAATTTATCTTTGGGAGCATCGTCAACGTAGTAATTACAGAGAGATAATTGTTCACATTAGTGGAGAGTCAAATTGA